In one Zalophus californianus isolate mZalCal1 chromosome 10, mZalCal1.pri.v2, whole genome shotgun sequence genomic region, the following are encoded:
- the ZG16 gene encoding zymogen granule membrane protein 16, which translates to MLTIALLALLCASASAGAVQATSSSSNGEYGGSGGQRFSHSGYQLAGPITAIRIRVNRYYIVGLQVRYGKVWSDYVGGTQGNLKEIFLHPGESVIQVSGKYNYYVRRLVFVTDKGRYLPFGKDRGRGFNAVPLYPNTVLRFISGRAGSLINAISLHWDIYPSDCGSC; encoded by the exons ATGTTGACCATTGCTcttcttgcccttctctgtgcATCCGCCTCAGCTGGTGCCG TTCAGGCTACATCCTCCTCCTCCAATGGAGAGTATGGAGGCAGTGGAGGGCAGCGATTTTCCCATTCTGGTTACCAGCTGGCAGGCCCCATCACCGCCATCCGTATCCGGGTCAACAGATACTACATCGTAGG GCTCCAGGTCCGCTATGGCAAGGTGTGGAGCGACTATGTGGGTGGCACGCAGGGAAACCTGAAGGAGATCTTCCTGCACCCTGGGGAGTCAGTGATCCAGGTGTCTGGCAAGTACAACTACTACGTGAGGCGGCTGGTCTTCGTGACTGACAAGGGCCGCTACCTGCCTTTTGGGAAAGACAGAGGCAGGGGTTTCAATGCTGTCCCCTTGTACCCCAACACTGTGCTTCGATTCATCAGTGGTCGCGCTGGCTCCCTCATCAACGCCATCAGCCTGCATTGGGACATCTACCCCAGTGACTGTGGCAGTTGCTGA